One window of Klebsiella quasivariicola genomic DNA carries:
- the dcd gene encoding dCTP deaminase: protein MRLCDRDIEAWLDEGRLAINPRPPVERINGATVDVRLGNKFRTFRGHTAPFIDLSGPKAEVSAALDRVMSEEIVLPEGEAFFLHPGELALAVTYESVTLPADLVGWLDGRSSLARLGLMVHVTAHRIDPGWSGCIVLEFYNSGKLPLALRPGMPIGALSFEPLSGPAARPYNRREDAKYRDQQGAVASRIDKD from the coding sequence ATGCGTCTGTGTGACCGAGATATCGAAGCCTGGTTGGATGAAGGGCGACTCGCCATCAATCCACGCCCGCCCGTTGAGCGTATTAATGGCGCGACGGTTGATGTACGGCTGGGTAATAAATTCCGCACGTTCCGCGGCCACACGGCGCCGTTTATCGATTTAAGCGGACCGAAGGCTGAGGTCAGCGCCGCGCTGGACCGGGTGATGAGCGAAGAGATCGTCCTGCCGGAAGGGGAGGCGTTTTTCCTGCATCCGGGCGAACTGGCGCTGGCGGTGACCTACGAGTCGGTCACTCTGCCTGCCGACCTGGTGGGCTGGCTGGATGGACGCTCCTCGCTGGCGCGCCTGGGGCTGATGGTGCACGTTACCGCGCACCGCATCGATCCGGGCTGGTCCGGCTGCATCGTGCTTGAGTTCTACAACTCTGGCAAGCTGCCGCTGGCGCTGCGCCCGGGGATGCCTATCGGCGCGCTGAGCTTTGAGCCGTTATCGGGCCCGGCGGCGCGGCCGTATAATCGCCGTGAAGACGCCAAATATCGCGACCAGCAGGGCGCGGTGGCGAGCCGAATCGATAAGGATTGA
- the asmA gene encoding outer membrane assembly protein AsmA, with product MRRILTTLMILLAVIVAGLTSLVLLVNPNDFRAYMVHEVAERSGYQLDLDGPLRWHVWPQLSILSGRMTLTARGAEEPVIRADNMRLDVALLPLLSHQLQVKQVMLKGAVIQLTPKTEAVRDSSAPVVPHDNTLPLAPEDRGWSYDVRQLQVADSVLFFQHENGEQVTVRDIRLQMEQDENHRATVDFSGRVNRDQRDLALNFSATVQGGDYPHSLKADFTQLSWQLRGAELPPDGINGQGSLQASWQEDDKTLRFDNLNLMANRSTVTGSGSVVLGDRPDWSLDLHATTLDLDSLLAQRSPATDSSASQQGQSQTRPLRPVIADSDEREDYQSLRGFNGRMALSADQLQWRGLNFTQVQSEISNQQGLLTVSKMQGNLDGGQLSLPGTLDARGDTPLATFQPALQNVEIGSLIKAFNYSLNLTGKLSLSGEFSGTRIDADDFRRHWQGQAQLQMADTRTEGLNFQQLVQQAVERSTNVRAQENYDNATRLDSVSSRLTLDNGLVTLNRLQGQSDVMAMTGEGQLDLQKENCDMRFNVRVLGGWKGEGKLIDRLKQTAIPLRIYGEWQSLSYSLQVDQILRKQLQDEAKQRLNDWIERNKNSQDGKEVKKLLEKH from the coding sequence ATGAGACGAATACTGACAACGCTGATGATCCTGCTGGCGGTGATTGTCGCCGGGCTTACCTCGTTGGTATTGCTGGTCAATCCCAACGATTTTCGCGCCTATATGGTGCATGAGGTGGCAGAGCGCAGCGGTTATCAGCTTGACCTTGATGGCCCGCTGCGCTGGCACGTCTGGCCGCAGCTCAGCATTCTCAGCGGACGGATGACGCTGACCGCCAGAGGCGCCGAAGAGCCGGTGATCCGCGCCGACAATATGCGCCTCGACGTGGCGCTGCTGCCGCTGCTCTCGCATCAGCTGCAGGTGAAGCAGGTGATGCTCAAGGGCGCGGTGATCCAGCTGACCCCGAAAACCGAGGCGGTTCGCGACAGCTCAGCGCCGGTGGTGCCGCATGACAACACCCTGCCGCTGGCCCCGGAGGATCGCGGATGGTCCTACGATGTGCGTCAGCTGCAGGTGGCCGACAGCGTGCTCTTCTTCCAGCACGAGAACGGCGAGCAGGTGACCGTGCGCGATATCCGTCTGCAGATGGAGCAGGATGAGAATCACCGGGCCACCGTGGATTTCTCCGGCCGAGTGAACCGCGACCAGCGCGACCTGGCGCTGAACTTCTCCGCCACCGTGCAGGGCGGCGATTATCCGCACTCCTTAAAAGCCGACTTTACCCAGCTTAGCTGGCAGCTGCGCGGCGCCGAGCTGCCACCGGACGGCATTAATGGTCAGGGGAGTCTGCAGGCCAGCTGGCAGGAAGATGACAAGACCCTGCGTTTTGACAACCTGAATCTGATGGCTAACCGCAGCACCGTTACCGGCAGCGGCAGCGTGGTGCTGGGGGATCGCCCGGACTGGTCGCTGGATTTGCACGCCACCACTCTCGATCTCGATAGTCTGCTGGCGCAAAGGTCGCCGGCGACGGACAGTAGCGCCAGTCAGCAGGGCCAGAGTCAGACGCGACCGCTGCGCCCGGTGATCGCCGACAGCGATGAGCGCGAAGATTACCAGAGCCTGCGCGGCTTCAACGGCCGAATGGCCCTGAGCGCCGACCAGCTGCAGTGGCGCGGTCTGAACTTCACCCAGGTGCAGAGCGAAATCAGCAACCAGCAGGGGCTGCTGACGGTCAGCAAAATGCAGGGCAATCTTGACGGCGGGCAGCTCTCTCTCCCTGGCACCCTGGATGCCCGCGGCGACACGCCGCTGGCGACGTTCCAGCCGGCGCTGCAGAATGTGGAGATCGGTTCGCTGATCAAAGCCTTTAACTATTCCTTAAACCTGACCGGCAAGCTGTCGCTGAGCGGCGAATTTTCCGGAACGCGCATTGACGCTGATGATTTCCGTCGCCACTGGCAGGGACAGGCTCAGCTCCAGATGGCCGATACCCGCACCGAAGGGCTGAACTTCCAGCAGCTGGTGCAGCAGGCCGTGGAGCGCAGCACCAACGTGCGGGCGCAGGAAAATTACGACAATGCCACCCGCCTGGATTCCGTCAGCAGCAGGCTGACGCTGGATAACGGGCTGGTGACGCTGAACCGCCTGCAGGGGCAGTCCGACGTGATGGCGATGACCGGCGAAGGACAGCTCGATCTGCAGAAAGAGAACTGCGATATGCGCTTCAACGTGCGCGTGCTCGGCGGCTGGAAAGGGGAGGGCAAGCTTATCGACCGCCTGAAACAGACCGCTATCCCGCTGCGCATCTACGGCGAGTGGCAGTCGCTGAGCTACAGTCTGCAGGTCGATCAGATCCTGCGCAAACAGCTGCAGGATGAAGCTAAACAGCGGCTTAATGACTGGATTGAACGGAATAAAAACAGCCAGGACGGGAAAGAGGTGAAGAAGTTGCTTGAGAAACACTAA
- a CDS encoding TerC family protein: MEWIADPSIWAGLITLVVIELVLGIDNLVFIAILAEKLPATQRDRARVIGLLLAMMMRLLLLASISWLVTLTKPLFTYHDLSFSARDLIMLFGGLFLLSKATVELNERLEGKGSDNPVQRKGAKFWGVVAQIVVLDAIFSLDSVITAVGMVDHLAVMMAAVVIAMSLMLLASKALTRFVNSHPTIVILCLSFLLMIGFSLIAEGFGFPIPKGYLYAAIGFSVIIESLNQLALFNRRRFLSANLTLRQRTTEAVMNLLSGHKEHAELSSDTAALIDSHVDNPLFNPQERRMIERVLNLNQRTVSSIMTSRHDIEHIDLSAPEEEIRALLEKNQHTRLVVTGGNDDEDLLGVVHVIDLLQQSLRHEPLNLRVLLRQPLVFPETLPLLPALEQFRHARTHFAFVVDEFGSVEGVVTLSDVMETIAGNLPNEAEEIDARHDIAKNPDGSWTANGHMPLEDLVQYIPLPLDDKREYHTIAGLLMENLQHVPEAGEEVKIGDYIVRTLQVESHRVQKVQIIPPPPREDELSYEV; encoded by the coding sequence ATGGAATGGATTGCCGACCCCTCAATTTGGGCCGGTCTCATAACGCTGGTGGTTATAGAGCTGGTCCTCGGTATTGATAACCTCGTTTTTATCGCGATCCTCGCGGAAAAGCTCCCTGCGACTCAGCGTGACCGCGCGCGGGTAATTGGCCTGCTGCTGGCGATGATGATGCGTCTGCTGCTGCTCGCCTCGATCTCCTGGCTGGTCACCCTGACCAAACCGCTGTTCACCTACCACGATCTCAGCTTTAGCGCGCGAGATTTGATTATGTTGTTTGGCGGGTTATTCCTGCTGTCTAAAGCGACTGTTGAGCTCAATGAGCGACTGGAAGGCAAAGGCAGCGATAATCCGGTTCAGCGCAAGGGCGCGAAGTTCTGGGGAGTGGTCGCTCAGATTGTGGTGCTGGATGCCATCTTCTCCCTCGATTCGGTGATCACCGCCGTCGGCATGGTCGACCATCTGGCGGTGATGATGGCAGCGGTAGTTATTGCCATGAGTTTGATGCTGCTCGCCAGCAAAGCGCTGACGCGTTTTGTCAACAGCCACCCGACTATCGTTATTCTCTGTCTGAGCTTCCTGCTGATGATTGGTTTCAGCCTGATTGCCGAAGGGTTTGGATTCCCCATCCCGAAAGGTTATCTGTATGCGGCCATTGGCTTCTCCGTCATCATTGAGTCGCTGAACCAGCTGGCGCTGTTCAACCGCCGTCGCTTCCTCTCCGCCAATCTCACGCTCCGCCAGCGCACAACCGAAGCGGTGATGAATCTACTTAGCGGGCATAAAGAACACGCCGAGCTCAGCAGCGATACGGCAGCGCTGATCGACAGCCATGTCGATAACCCGCTGTTCAACCCCCAGGAACGCCGGATGATTGAGCGGGTGCTTAATCTCAACCAGCGCACCGTCAGCAGCATTATGACCTCGCGCCATGATATCGAGCATATAGACCTTAGCGCCCCGGAAGAGGAAATTCGCGCCTTGCTGGAGAAAAACCAGCATACCCGACTGGTCGTCACCGGCGGAAATGATGATGAAGATCTGCTCGGCGTGGTTCACGTCATCGACCTGCTACAGCAATCGCTGCGTCATGAACCGCTCAACCTGCGCGTCCTGCTTCGTCAGCCGCTGGTGTTCCCTGAGACGCTGCCTCTGTTGCCAGCGCTGGAGCAGTTCCGCCATGCCAGGACCCATTTCGCTTTCGTGGTGGATGAGTTTGGTTCCGTTGAGGGGGTAGTGACCCTGAGCGATGTGATGGAAACCATCGCCGGCAATTTACCCAACGAAGCTGAAGAGATTGATGCCCGCCACGATATCGCAAAAAATCCCGACGGCAGCTGGACCGCCAATGGGCATATGCCGCTGGAAGATTTAGTGCAGTACATTCCCCTGCCGCTCGATGATAAGCGCGAGTATCACACGATTGCCGGTTTGTTGATGGAAAATCTGCAGCATGTCCCCGAAGCGGGAGAAGAGGTGAAAATCGGCGACTACATCGTACGTACGCTGCAGGTCGAGAGCCACCGGGTACAGAAAGTGCAGATTATCCCGCCGCCGCCGCGGGAAGATGAACTGAGCTACGAAGTGTAA
- the galF gene encoding UTP--glucose-1-phosphate uridylyltransferase GalF, which produces MRMASLKAVIPVAGLGMHMLPATKAIPKEMLPIVDKPMVQYIVDEIVAAGIKEIVLVTHSSKNAVENHFDTSYELEALLEQRVKRQLLAEVQAICPPGVTIMNVRQAQPLGLGHSILCARPIVGDNPFVVVLPDIVLDDASADPLRYNLAAMVARFNETGRSQVLAKRMDGDLSEYSVIQTKDPLNVEGQIGRIVEFIEKPDEPQTLDSDLMAVGRYVLSADVWAELERTQPGAWGRIQLTDAIAELAKKQPVDAMLMTGDSYDCGKKMGYMQAFVNYGLRNHKEGTKFRESIKKLLA; this is translated from the coding sequence ATGAGAATGGCAAGTTTGAAAGCAGTTATTCCGGTAGCCGGATTGGGGATGCATATGTTGCCGGCCACCAAGGCGATTCCGAAGGAGATGCTGCCAATCGTTGATAAGCCAATGGTTCAGTATATCGTCGACGAGATTGTGGCGGCAGGCATCAAGGAAATTGTACTGGTTACCCACTCGTCTAAGAATGCCGTGGAAAACCATTTCGATACCTCCTATGAACTGGAAGCGCTGCTTGAGCAGCGTGTTAAACGTCAGCTGCTGGCTGAGGTACAGGCAATCTGTCCGCCGGGCGTGACTATCATGAACGTACGCCAGGCGCAGCCGCTGGGGCTGGGACACTCTATTCTCTGCGCGCGCCCGATCGTCGGAGATAACCCGTTCGTTGTGGTGCTGCCGGACATCGTACTGGACGATGCCAGCGCTGACCCGCTTCGCTATAACCTGGCCGCGATGGTGGCCCGTTTTAATGAAACCGGGCGCAGCCAGGTGCTGGCCAAGAGAATGGACGGCGACCTGTCGGAGTATTCCGTGATCCAGACCAAAGACCCGCTGAACGTGGAAGGGCAGATTGGTCGGATCGTTGAGTTTATCGAGAAACCTGACGAACCGCAGACCCTGGATTCCGATCTGATGGCCGTAGGACGCTATGTGCTTTCCGCCGATGTGTGGGCCGAGCTGGAGCGGACTCAACCTGGCGCATGGGGCCGTATTCAGCTGACCGATGCGATCGCGGAACTGGCGAAGAAGCAGCCCGTTGACGCGATGCTAATGACCGGCGATAGCTACGACTGCGGTAAAAAAATGGGCTATATGCAGGCCTTCGTAAACTACGGGCTGCGTAACCATAAAGAAGGCACGAAATTCCGCGAGAGCATTAAGAAGTTACTCGCGTAA
- a CDS encoding phosphatase PAP2 family protein encodes MNWQWVSFFGDSTVLLPSAAAVFMVLFLRRPSRQIAWQWGLLFGITGAIVSASKLAFMGWGIGIRELDFTGFSGHTALSTAFWPIFLWLLCARGSVALRRTAMVMGYLLAGLVGYSRLAIHAHSPSEVIAGLLLGACGSALFLLLQRNSSRVVNAQLSWGGVLSLIIIPVVLLNTGAKAPTQSLLGEIAVKLGSLEKPFTRADLHKRFY; translated from the coding sequence ATGAACTGGCAGTGGGTCTCTTTTTTTGGCGATAGTACCGTGCTGTTACCCAGCGCGGCAGCCGTGTTCATGGTTTTATTTCTGCGCAGGCCTTCCAGACAGATTGCCTGGCAATGGGGATTGCTGTTTGGCATTACCGGCGCCATCGTCAGTGCATCAAAACTGGCGTTTATGGGCTGGGGCATCGGCATCCGCGAGCTCGATTTCACCGGTTTTAGCGGGCATACCGCTTTATCTACCGCCTTCTGGCCTATTTTCTTATGGCTGCTCTGCGCTCGCGGTAGCGTTGCTTTACGCCGGACTGCCATGGTGATGGGGTATCTGCTGGCTGGCCTCGTGGGGTATTCCCGTCTGGCGATTCATGCCCACTCCCCATCTGAAGTGATTGCCGGGCTGCTGCTTGGCGCCTGCGGTAGCGCGCTGTTTCTGCTGCTACAGCGGAATTCGTCGCGTGTGGTCAATGCACAGCTCTCCTGGGGCGGGGTGCTCAGTCTGATTATCATCCCCGTCGTGCTGCTAAATACCGGCGCTAAAGCGCCAACTCAGTCTCTGCTGGGTGAAATAGCCGTTAAGCTGGGTTCGCTGGAAAAGCCCTTTACCCGCGCGGATTTGCATAAGCGTTTTTACTGA